A region of Paenibacillus sp. JNUCC-31 DNA encodes the following proteins:
- a CDS encoding SDR family NAD(P)-dependent oxidoreductase, whose translation MKYTVITGASSGIGYETALAFAARGKNLILVARRLDKLEELKSAIQDIDPAVDVIVRTIDLSVTDQAYTLYDNLKEYQIETWINNAGLGEGSFVAEQKLDKVETMLRVNIESLTILSTRYVRDYADVEGTQLINVSSALGYAIAVGSVAYSASKYYVSAFTEGLAKELELKGAKLKAKILAPAITETEFVKKSLDAEEFDYKVNMPRYHTAKQMAGFMVDLYDSNEVVGIVDQNYDFNLRGPIYPILSEF comes from the coding sequence ATGAAATACACAGTGATCACAGGAGCAAGTTCAGGGATTGGATATGAGACGGCATTGGCCTTTGCTGCACGCGGCAAAAACTTGATTTTGGTAGCTAGAAGATTGGATAAATTGGAAGAACTCAAGTCAGCAATTCAGGATATTGATCCTGCTGTAGATGTTATTGTTCGTACAATTGACCTGTCTGTTACAGATCAGGCTTACACGCTGTACGACAATTTAAAAGAATACCAAATTGAGACGTGGATTAACAATGCAGGGCTTGGTGAAGGTTCTTTTGTAGCAGAACAGAAGCTGGATAAGGTTGAAACGATGTTGCGTGTTAATATCGAATCCTTGACCATCCTTTCTACACGATATGTAAGAGATTATGCTGATGTAGAAGGTACTCAACTCATTAACGTCTCATCCGCACTTGGATATGCCATTGCTGTTGGAAGCGTCGCTTACTCTGCATCTAAATATTACGTGAGTGCCTTCACAGAAGGGCTGGCCAAAGAACTCGAACTGAAAGGTGCAAAGCTAAAGGCAAAAATTCTGGCACCAGCGATAACGGAAACGGAATTCGTCAAGAAATCATTAGATGCTGAGGAATTTGATTACAAAGTAAACATGCCTAGGTACCATACTGCCAAACAAATGGCGGGCTTCATGGTGGATTTGTATGATAGCAACGAAGTGGTAGGGATTGTAGATCAGAACTATGATTTCAATCTGAGAGGCCCAATCTATCCAATCCTTTCAGAATTTTAA
- a CDS encoding alkene reductase has product MEKLWSKTKIGTMELAHRLAMAPMTRSRSQEDGTPGELTSLYYAQRASMGLLITEGVQPSDDGQGYLWSPGIYTDKHIEGWRKVTDAVHKAGGYMYIQLMHAGRMSHPDNTPHHRQPVAPSAIAPGVEMFTAKGMQEIPVPRELSKEDIQTTIADFRKAAAAAIKAGADGVEIHGANGYLINQFIGENSNTRTDEYGGSIENRARFAIEVTKAIVDEIGAERTGFRISPGTPLGGIQDGEQGPELYSYLVKELAPLDLAYLHVMHLGNEQLLQDIRSIWTNPLLVNRAGRALEDLSVDIDNGIADLVPVGVWSLANPDLVERLQAGAPLNEADPTTFFGLGSKGYTDYPTMEELKSRKG; this is encoded by the coding sequence ATGGAAAAGTTGTGGAGTAAGACGAAGATTGGAACAATGGAATTAGCTCATCGTTTAGCAATGGCACCGATGACACGTAGTAGATCACAAGAAGATGGGACACCGGGAGAGCTAACATCCCTTTATTATGCTCAACGAGCGTCAATGGGACTCCTTATTACTGAGGGGGTACAGCCTTCTGATGATGGGCAAGGTTACTTATGGTCCCCTGGGATCTATACGGATAAACATATTGAAGGATGGAGAAAGGTTACAGATGCAGTGCACAAAGCAGGTGGATATATGTATATCCAATTAATGCATGCTGGTCGCATGTCACATCCAGACAACACACCACATCATCGCCAACCTGTTGCACCATCTGCAATCGCACCCGGTGTAGAGATGTTTACTGCCAAAGGAATGCAGGAGATCCCTGTTCCGCGTGAGTTAAGTAAAGAGGATATTCAAACGACCATTGCGGATTTCCGGAAAGCGGCAGCAGCAGCTATTAAAGCAGGTGCGGACGGCGTTGAAATTCATGGAGCCAATGGGTATCTGATCAATCAATTTATCGGAGAAAATTCGAATACACGGACAGATGAATATGGGGGATCAATCGAAAATCGTGCTCGCTTTGCGATCGAAGTAACAAAAGCTATCGTCGATGAAATTGGAGCGGAAAGAACAGGCTTCCGTATTTCGCCAGGGACACCTCTTGGTGGGATTCAAGATGGTGAACAAGGTCCAGAACTTTATAGCTACCTTGTTAAGGAATTAGCTCCATTGGATTTAGCTTACCTTCATGTCATGCATCTTGGGAACGAACAACTGCTCCAAGACATTCGTTCAATCTGGACGAATCCATTGTTAGTCAATCGTGCTGGACGAGCTCTGGAAGATCTTAGCGTGGATATAGATAACGGCATTGCTGATCTGGTACCCGTTGGTGTGTGGTCATTAGCCAATCCGGATTTAGTGGAACGACTGCAAGCAGGTGCGCCATTGAACGAAGCAGATCCAACAACATTTTTTGGCCTGGGAAGCAAAGGTTATACGGATTATCCTACGATGGAAGAATTAAAATCCCGAAAAGGTTAA